The DNA window GAACACGTGGCCGAGCGCATGATGGAACTGGCTTGGTGGGACTGGAGCCATGAGGTCCTGCGCGAACGTCTTGCTGACTTTCGCACGCTAAAGGCCGAGGCGTTCTTGGAGAAATACGCCTGAGCCATTCGGGTGCACTCCCGCGCCCGCGCTGATCCCGGCTTCGCCGAAATCGCTGGCGGCCTTGGGCCGGGCGCCTCGCCTTCGGCTCGGCGCGCCCGCGCTTGGGGCGATTGTTTTGCCATATACGCCAACCGCCGCGCGTAGCGCGGCCCGGCCCAACGGGAGGAGGGCATCTTTGATGCCCGATCGACGGGCGGGAGCGCTCCGCCTATGTTTCCCCTAGGGTCAACGTCACGTGATCGCCGGCAAACCAGGTGCGCCCAAACTCGATCGGACCCCCGTCAGGATCGACATTGACGCCCACCGATTGCATCACCGGCGCGCCTTCCGTCACGCGCAGATGCAAGGCCTGTGTTGCGCTGGCGCGACGGGCTGTCAGTCGGGTCCATTTGCGGGTGTAGTCCGGGATGCCGAGCCCTTGCAGTGCGCGGGTGACGGATTGGGTGTCTTCGAGGGCCTGCAGCATGTCGGGAAAGCGGTCGGCTGGGAATACGCTCTGGAATACTGCGATCGGCAGCCCATCCGCCAACGACAACCCATCGTAGACATGCACCGGATCGCCACCTGCCAGACACAGAGCTTCGGCCTCTTGCGTGTCCGCCACACGTGTCGTCAGCGCCAGGATCTGCTTGCCGGGGATCTTGCCGCCGGCTGAGATATTCTGGTGGTACCTAACCCGCTTGCCGATGGGGTACTCGGTCGGCCGCGCGGCGACAAACACGCCTGCCCCACGGCGGGCATGCACCAGCCCCTGTTCGGATAGATCTGCCAAAGCGCGTCTGACCGTATGGCGGTTCACGCCATGGGTGGCGGACAACTGCGCCTCGGTCGGCAGGCGGTCGCCGGTATCATAGCGCCCCTCGGCAATATCCGAGGTGAGGCTGGCGGCGATGGTTTTCCAGACGGGTGTGCGGCTCATGTCATCAAATCTTCACAAGATGCAGGATTGCAGGGCGACCCCTAAATCCGTATGATTTGTCTAGTTGTATAGTTGTTGTAGACAACTTCGCCAAGAGGCTAATATGGCAAATGACATGAAGACCGGCAATTCCGCCCGCAAGGCGTGGATGAGCCTTATGGCGTCGGCCCCCGAGGGGGCGATGATGGCGCTGTGGGGTGCGGTGGATAACCGCCCCGAATTCAACTGGCTGCGCGCGCCCGAAGTGGGCGGCGTCATGGTACGGGGCCGCATGGGCGGCACGGGTGCGCCATTCAATGTGGGTGAGATGACCGTGACTCGCTGCTCACTGGTTCTGAGCGATGGCACCGTCGGGCATGGCTATGTGCAAGGCCGCTCGAAACCCAAAGCCGAGGCCGCGGCGCTGATTGATGCGCTGATGCAGACAGACGCGGCTGACCGTGTGCAACGTACGGTCCTGACGCCTTTGGCCGAGCAAGTCACTGAGACCAAGACCAAACGCGCGGCCAAGGCGGCGGCGACCAAGGTCGAATTCTTCACCATGGTAAGGGGAGAGGATTGATGCAGGCGCAAGCAACCCAATTCGCAGGCGGTTTCACCAATGCGCCCGTCGATGCGGCCCATGCGTTCCGGGCCGCAATGACCGTCATGGCTCGCCCGGGTGAAATCCGCACGCTAACCGGCGCACAAGCACCGGCACCACTGTCTGAGGCGGCAGCGACTTTGCTGCTGACGCTTTGCGATCCAGAGACAAAAGTGCACCTGGCGGGCGAGGCTGATACACCCGAGGTGCGCGGTTGGCTGACTTTCCATACTGGTGCGCCTCTGGTCGATGCCGGAGAGGCGGATTTTGCCATCGGCACGTGGGAGTCGTTGATCCCGCTTGGAGCGTACAAGATCGGCACGTCCGAATATCCCGACCGCTCTGCAACCCTGATCGTGGAATGCACGGGCGTGACCCAAACAGGCGCCACCATGACCGGTCCGGGTATCAAGGAATCGGCGCAGCTGAGCTTGCCCGATGTCGAGGTACTGCGGACCAATGCGACGGCCTATCCCCTGGGGTTGGATTTCTTTTTCACCAGCGGCACCCAAGTCGCGGCCCTGCCGCGCAGCACGCAGATCTCAGAGGGCTAAGGCATGTATGTAGCTGTCAAAGGTGGCGAACGCGCCATCGAAAACGCCCACGCCTGGTTGGCCGAGGAACGGCGCGGCGACACATCCGTTGCGGAACTGTCCATCGCGCAGATCCGCGAACAGCTGAGTCTGGCGGTCAACCGCGTGATGGCCGAGGGCTCGCTGTTCGACCCCGACCTGGCGGCGCTGGCGATCAAGCAATCGCGGGGTGATCTGATCGAGGCGATCTTTCTGATCCGTGCCTACCGCACGACCCTGCCGCGGTTCGGGGCCAGCTTGCCAGTGGAAACGGGTGACATGGCCTGTGATCGCCGCATCTCGGCCACCTTCAAGGATGCGCCGGGCGGTCAGGTGCTGGGGCCGACCTTCGACTATACCCACCGTCTGCTGGATTTCAAACTGGCCGCCGAGGGCGAGGTTGCTCCTGCCGAACAAGGCATGCCGCGCGAAGAAGCGACGCCGCACATCACCGAGTTTCTACAAGGCGAGGATGTCATCCAGCGTGAACCCACCAGCGATGCGGTGCCGGGCGATCTGACCCGTGAACCGATGGAATTTCCCGCCAACCGCGCGTTGCGCCTGCAGTCGCTGACACGGGGGGATGAGGGGTTCATCCTTGGCATGGCCTATTCGACCCAACGCGGCTACGCCCGCAACCACGCCTTTGTGGGCGAGTTGCGGATCGGCAAGGTCGCGGTCGAGATGGAGATCCCCGAGCTGGGGTTTGCCATCGAGATTGGCGAGTTGGAGCTGACCGAATGTGAAACGGTGAACCAGTTCCAGGGCTCCAAAACCGAGCCGCCACAGTTCACGCGCGGCTATGGTCTGGTTTTTGGTCAGTCCGAGCGCAAATCCATCGCCATGGCCTTGGTCGACCGCGCGCTGCGGTGGGAAGAACTGGGTGAGGACAACCTGGGCGCGGCGGCGCAGGACGAGGAATTTGTGCTCAGCCATTCCGACAACATTCAAGCGACCGGGTTCCTAGAACACATCAAACTGCCGCACTACGTCGATTTCCAGTCCGAGCTCGAACTTGTGCGTAAGCTGCGCCGCGAGGCCGAGGAACGCACCGCCGGATATCAAGAGGCCGCGGAATGAAGGCTGTCGTCTTTGATATCGGCAATGTGCTGATCCGCTGGGATCCCTATCTGGCCTGGCTCGATGATCTGGGCAGCCGCAGTGCGGTGACCGAGTTTCTGACGCGGGTGGAATTCTTTGATCGAAACCTGCGGGCTGATGGGGGCGAAACCTTTGCCGATCTGGCGGCGGAGTTGGACAACGCCGAGGATCAGCGCCGCCTGAGCGCATATGTCGAACGCTACGCCGCCACGGTGCCCGACAAGATCGAGGGCACCTGGCAATTGCTCTACCGGCTCAAGGAACAGGGCAGGCAGGTGCATGCAATCACCAACTGGTCGGCCGAAACCTGGCCTGTTGGCGTCGGTACGCATCCGGAATTGGGCGAGGTTTTTGATGTCACGGTGGTGTCTGGGCAAGAGAAGCTGCTCAAGCCGCAACCGGAAATCTTCCACCGCCTGTGCGAACGCGCGGGACTGACGCCACAAGACTGCATCTTTGTCGATGACACCCTGAAAAACGTCGAGGGCGCGCGCGCCGTCGGCATGGACGCCATTCATTTCACCACGCCTCAGGCGTTTGAGGCGGCTTTGAATGAAAGAGATTTGCTATGAGCGAATACAATTTTGCTTACCTGGATGAGCAGACCAAGCGGATGATCCGCCGAGCCATCCTCAAAGGTTTGGCAGTGCCTGGCTATCAGGTTCCCTTTGCCAGCCGCGAAATGCCAATGCCCTATGGTTGGGGCACAGGGGGCGTGCAGGTGTCGGCGGCGACGCTGACGCCAGAGGATACGTTCAAGGTGATTGACCAAGGAGCGGATGACACCACCAACGCGGTCTCGATCCGCAAGTTCTTTGAGAACACCGCAGGCGTGGCCGTGACCGAAGAGACCGAGAAAGCCACCGTCATTCAGACCCGCCACCGCATCCCCGAGGCCGAGCTGACCGAGGATCAGATCCTGGTCTATCAGGTGCCGATCCCCGAGCCGCTGCGCTTTCTGGAACCGCGCGAGACCGAGACCCGCA is part of the Falsiruegeria litorea R37 genome and encodes:
- the phnF gene encoding phosphonate metabolism transcriptional regulator PhnF → MSRTPVWKTIAASLTSDIAEGRYDTGDRLPTEAQLSATHGVNRHTVRRALADLSEQGLVHARRGAGVFVAARPTEYPIGKRVRYHQNISAGGKIPGKQILALTTRVADTQEAEALCLAGGDPVHVYDGLSLADGLPIAVFQSVFPADRFPDMLQALEDTQSVTRALQGLGIPDYTRKWTRLTARRASATQALHLRVTEGAPVMQSVGVNVDPDGGPIEFGRTWFAGDHVTLTLGET
- the phnG gene encoding phosphonate C-P lyase system protein PhnG encodes the protein MANDMKTGNSARKAWMSLMASAPEGAMMALWGAVDNRPEFNWLRAPEVGGVMVRGRMGGTGAPFNVGEMTVTRCSLVLSDGTVGHGYVQGRSKPKAEAAALIDALMQTDAADRVQRTVLTPLAEQVTETKTKRAAKAAATKVEFFTMVRGED
- the phnH gene encoding phosphonate C-P lyase system protein PhnH, which codes for MQAQATQFAGGFTNAPVDAAHAFRAAMTVMARPGEIRTLTGAQAPAPLSEAAATLLLTLCDPETKVHLAGEADTPEVRGWLTFHTGAPLVDAGEADFAIGTWESLIPLGAYKIGTSEYPDRSATLIVECTGVTQTGATMTGPGIKESAQLSLPDVEVLRTNATAYPLGLDFFFTSGTQVAALPRSTQISEG
- a CDS encoding carbon-phosphorus lyase complex subunit PhnI; its protein translation is MYVAVKGGERAIENAHAWLAEERRGDTSVAELSIAQIREQLSLAVNRVMAEGSLFDPDLAALAIKQSRGDLIEAIFLIRAYRTTLPRFGASLPVETGDMACDRRISATFKDAPGGQVLGPTFDYTHRLLDFKLAAEGEVAPAEQGMPREEATPHITEFLQGEDVIQREPTSDAVPGDLTREPMEFPANRALRLQSLTRGDEGFILGMAYSTQRGYARNHAFVGELRIGKVAVEMEIPELGFAIEIGELELTECETVNQFQGSKTEPPQFTRGYGLVFGQSERKSIAMALVDRALRWEELGEDNLGAAAQDEEFVLSHSDNIQATGFLEHIKLPHYVDFQSELELVRKLRREAEERTAGYQEAAE
- a CDS encoding HAD family hydrolase codes for the protein MKAVVFDIGNVLIRWDPYLAWLDDLGSRSAVTEFLTRVEFFDRNLRADGGETFADLAAELDNAEDQRRLSAYVERYAATVPDKIEGTWQLLYRLKEQGRQVHAITNWSAETWPVGVGTHPELGEVFDVTVVSGQEKLLKPQPEIFHRLCERAGLTPQDCIFVDDTLKNVEGARAVGMDAIHFTTPQAFEAALNERDLL